From Streptomyces cyaneogriseus subsp. noncyanogenus, the proteins below share one genomic window:
- a CDS encoding metal ABC transporter ATP-binding protein: MSEPTEPVISLRGVRAELGSRPVLRGIDLTVRRGEVVALLGANGSGKSTAVRSVIGQVPVSAGRIELFGTERRRFRDWARVGYVPQRTTAAGGVPATVTEVVSSGRLSRSRFGVFRKADREAVHRALDLVGMADRAKDSVNALSGGQHQRVLIARALAASPELLIMDEPMAGVDLASQEVLAATLREQVSQGATVLLVLHELGPLEPLIDRAVVLRDGCVLHDGPPPKAVGQHALPGHDHVHPHAPAGAEPVRTGLLS; this comes from the coding sequence ATGAGCGAGCCCACAGAGCCCGTCATATCCCTGCGCGGCGTCCGCGCCGAGCTGGGTTCGCGCCCGGTCCTGCGCGGCATCGACCTCACCGTGCGCCGCGGCGAGGTCGTCGCGCTGCTCGGCGCGAACGGCTCGGGCAAGTCGACCGCCGTGCGCAGCGTCATCGGCCAGGTGCCCGTCAGCGCCGGGCGGATCGAGCTGTTCGGCACGGAGCGGCGCCGCTTCCGCGACTGGGCGCGCGTGGGATACGTCCCGCAGCGCACCACGGCCGCGGGCGGCGTGCCCGCGACGGTGACGGAGGTGGTCTCCTCCGGGCGGCTGTCCCGCTCCCGCTTCGGGGTGTTCCGCAAGGCCGACCGCGAGGCCGTCCACCGCGCCCTGGACCTGGTCGGCATGGCCGACCGGGCCAAGGACTCGGTCAACGCCCTGTCCGGCGGCCAGCACCAGCGCGTGCTCATCGCCCGCGCGCTCGCCGCAAGCCCCGAGCTGCTGATCATGGACGAGCCGATGGCCGGGGTCGACCTGGCCAGCCAGGAGGTGCTGGCGGCGACGCTGCGCGAGCAGGTGTCGCAGGGTGCCACCGTCCTGCTGGTCCTGCACGAGCTGGGCCCGCTGGAGCCGCTGATCGACCGGGCGGTCGTCCTGCGCGACGGCTGCGTGCTGCACGACGGCCCGCCCCCGAAGGCGGTCGGCCAGCACGCGCTGCCCGGCCACGACCACGTCCACCCGCACGCACCGGCGGGCGCCGAACCGGTCCGCACCGGACTGCTGAGCTGA
- a CDS encoding metal ABC transporter permease: MEILNYAFMQRALIAAVLVGITAPAVGIYLVQRRQALMGDGIGHVAMTGVGLGFLLSWSPVWMATLVSVLGAVLMELIRWYGKTRGDIALAMLFYGGMAGGVMFINLAPTGSNANLTSYLFGSLSTVSESDVTAICALAAFVVLVTVGLRRQLFAVSQDEEFARVTGLPVRALNLLTAITAAVTVTVAMRVVGLLLVSALMVVPVAAAQQLSRSFAATFAIAVAVGVAVTLGGTVTSYYQDVPPGATIVLLTIGAFIVLTALAAPLARRRARAAAAAEPSGDPAECAIPASRGAGDGIGV, encoded by the coding sequence ATGGAAATCCTGAACTACGCCTTCATGCAGCGGGCGCTGATCGCGGCCGTGCTGGTCGGCATCACCGCCCCCGCCGTCGGCATCTACCTCGTGCAGCGCCGCCAGGCCCTGATGGGCGACGGCATCGGCCACGTGGCGATGACCGGTGTCGGCCTCGGCTTCCTGCTCTCCTGGTCCCCGGTGTGGATGGCGACCCTGGTCTCCGTGCTGGGCGCGGTCCTGATGGAGCTGATCCGCTGGTACGGCAAGACGCGCGGCGACATCGCCCTCGCCATGCTGTTCTACGGCGGCATGGCCGGCGGCGTGATGTTCATCAACCTCGCCCCGACCGGGTCGAACGCCAACCTCACCTCGTACCTGTTCGGCTCCCTGTCGACGGTCTCCGAGTCCGACGTGACGGCGATCTGCGCCCTGGCCGCCTTCGTGGTCCTCGTCACCGTGGGCCTGCGCCGCCAGCTCTTCGCGGTCAGCCAGGACGAGGAGTTCGCGCGGGTCACCGGGCTGCCGGTGCGCGCGCTGAACCTGCTGACGGCGATCACGGCCGCGGTCACGGTCACCGTCGCCATGCGCGTGGTGGGCCTGCTGCTGGTGTCGGCCCTGATGGTCGTCCCCGTGGCGGCGGCCCAGCAGCTCAGCCGCAGCTTCGCCGCGACCTTCGCCATCGCCGTCGCGGTCGGCGTGGCCGTGACCCTCGGCGGCACCGTCACGTCGTACTACCAGGACGTGCCGCCCGGCGCGACGATCGTGCTCCTGACCATCGGCGCGTTCATCGTGCTGACGGCGCTGGCGGCGCCGCTGGCCCGGCGACGCGCGCGGGCGGCGGCCGCCGCGGAGCCCTCCGGCGATCCGGCGGAGTGCGCGATTCCGGCCAGCCGGGGAGCCGGCGACGGCATCGGCGTCTGA
- a CDS encoding Fur family transcriptional regulator, whose protein sequence is MTTAGPPVKGRATRQRAAVAAALAEVDEFRSAQELHDMLKHKGDSVGLTTVYRTLQSLADAGEVDVLRTADGESVYRRCSSDDHHHHLVCRSCGKAVEVEGPAVEKWAEAIAAEHGYVNVAHTVEIFGTCAECAASTGA, encoded by the coding sequence GTGACGACCGCTGGACCGCCCGTGAAGGGCCGCGCCACCCGGCAGCGTGCCGCCGTGGCGGCGGCGCTCGCCGAGGTCGACGAGTTCCGCAGCGCGCAGGAGCTCCACGACATGCTCAAGCACAAGGGCGACTCGGTCGGGCTCACCACGGTCTACCGCACCCTCCAGTCCCTCGCCGACGCCGGCGAGGTCGACGTGCTGCGCACCGCCGACGGCGAGTCGGTCTACCGCCGCTGCTCCAGCGACGACCACCACCACCATCTGGTGTGCCGCTCCTGCGGCAAGGCGGTCGAGGTCGAGGGCCCGGCCGTGGAGAAGTGGGCCGAGGCCATCGCCGCCGAGCACGGTTATGTCAACGTGGCGCACACGGTGGAGATCTTCGGCACCTGCGCGGAGTGCGCGGCCTCCACCGGCGCCTGA
- a CDS encoding isoprenyl transferase yields the protein MAVRGFLGRERRQYEAPEPHPSGARPPRLPGELVPNHVAIVMDGNGRWAKERGLPRTEGHKVGAERVLDVIQGGIEIGVGAISLYAFSTENWKRSPEEVRFLMNFNRDFIRKSRDQLDGLGVRVRWVGRMPKLWRSVAKELQIAQEQTKDNDRLTLYFCMNYGGRAEIADAAQALAEDVKAGRLDPSKVTEKTFAKYLYYPDMPDVDLFLRPSGEQRTSNYLLWQSAYAEMVFQDVLWPDFDRRDLWRACLEFASRDRRFGGAIPNEELLAMEGRTGE from the coding sequence ATGGCCGTACGCGGATTCCTGGGGCGTGAGCGCCGGCAGTACGAGGCGCCGGAACCGCACCCGTCCGGCGCGCGGCCCCCGAGGCTCCCCGGCGAGCTGGTCCCGAACCACGTGGCGATCGTCATGGACGGCAACGGGCGCTGGGCGAAGGAGCGCGGGCTGCCGCGCACCGAGGGGCACAAGGTGGGCGCCGAGCGGGTGCTGGACGTGATCCAGGGCGGGATCGAGATCGGCGTGGGCGCCATCTCCCTGTACGCCTTCTCCACCGAGAACTGGAAGCGCTCCCCGGAGGAGGTCCGCTTCCTGATGAACTTCAACCGCGACTTCATCCGCAAGTCCCGCGACCAGCTCGACGGGCTGGGCGTGCGGGTGCGCTGGGTGGGGCGGATGCCCAAGCTGTGGCGGTCGGTGGCCAAGGAGCTCCAGATCGCCCAGGAGCAGACCAAGGACAACGACCGGCTGACGCTGTACTTCTGCATGAACTACGGCGGCCGGGCCGAGATCGCGGACGCGGCGCAGGCGCTGGCCGAGGACGTGAAGGCGGGCAGGCTCGACCCGTCGAAGGTGACCGAGAAGACCTTCGCCAAGTACCTGTACTACCCGGACATGCCGGACGTGGACCTGTTCCTGCGGCCCAGCGGCGAGCAGCGCACCTCCAACTACCTGCTGTGGCAGAGCGCGTACGCGGAGATGGTCTTCCAGGACGTGCTGTGGCCGGACTTCGACCGCCGCGACCTGTGGCGGGCCTGCCTGGAGTTCGCCTCCCGCGACCGGCGCTTCGGCGGGGCCATACCGAACGAGGAACTCCTGGCCATGGAGGGCCGCACCGGCGAGTGA
- the recO gene encoding DNA repair protein RecO — protein MSLFRDDGIVLRTQKLGEADRIITLLTRGHGRVRAVARGVRRTKSKFGARLEPFSHVDVQFFARGSELVGRGLPLCTQSETIAPYGGGIVTDYARYTAGTAMLETAERFTDHEGEPAVQQYLLLVGALRTLSRGEHAPHLVLDAFLLRSLAVNGYAPSFGDCAKCGMPGPNRFFSVASGGSVCADCRVPGSVVPSPQALELLGALLTGDWETADACEPRYVREGSGLVSAYLHWHLERGLRSLRYVEK, from the coding sequence ATGAGTCTGTTCCGCGACGACGGCATCGTGCTGCGCACCCAGAAGCTGGGTGAGGCGGACCGGATCATCACCTTGCTCACCCGCGGTCACGGCCGGGTACGGGCCGTGGCCAGGGGGGTGCGGCGCACCAAGTCCAAGTTCGGGGCCCGTCTGGAGCCCTTCTCCCACGTCGACGTGCAGTTCTTCGCGCGGGGGAGCGAGCTGGTGGGGCGCGGGCTGCCGCTGTGCACCCAGAGCGAGACCATCGCGCCCTACGGCGGCGGCATCGTGACGGACTACGCCCGCTACACCGCCGGGACCGCGATGCTGGAGACCGCCGAGCGGTTCACCGACCACGAGGGCGAGCCCGCGGTCCAGCAGTACCTGCTGCTCGTCGGCGCGCTGCGCACCCTCTCCCGCGGCGAGCACGCCCCGCATCTGGTCCTCGACGCGTTCCTGCTGCGCTCCCTCGCCGTCAACGGCTACGCGCCGAGCTTCGGCGACTGCGCGAAGTGCGGCATGCCCGGTCCGAACCGGTTCTTCTCGGTCGCCTCCGGCGGCTCGGTCTGCGCCGACTGCCGGGTGCCCGGCAGCGTCGTACCCTCGCCGCAGGCCCTGGAACTCCTCGGCGCGCTGCTTACGGGAGACTGGGAGACCGCGGACGCGTGCGAGCCGCGGTACGTCCGGGAGGGCAGCGGACTGGTGTCCGCGTACCTGCACTGGCACCTGGAGCGCGGTCTGCGCTCACTGCGGTACGTCGAGAAGTAA
- a CDS encoding helix-turn-helix domain-containing protein — MANGSHGSRQAAWEFFGAELKRRREDAGLTQVELGARVFVSGAYIGQFEQAIRKPQLDIAQRIDEVLQTDGIFERLCRKLIDDRRYADYFAEVAELERLATKICEFAPTLVPGLLQTAAYARAVTIAANPFVTDEYVEEKVTARLERARILKDATRPEYWVILHENALRVPVGGQAAMTQQLEHIARLMRERVAVVAVLPRAAGAHPSMGGMLTLMNFDDAPPVAYAETSFSGTVMDDPSVVTRAQRAYDLLRVAAVSPEASLALIESAAEDFRRCVSTT; from the coding sequence ATGGCCAACGGTTCGCATGGATCACGGCAGGCGGCGTGGGAGTTCTTCGGCGCGGAACTCAAGCGGCGCCGCGAGGACGCGGGGCTCACCCAGGTGGAACTGGGGGCGCGGGTCTTCGTCTCGGGTGCCTATATCGGGCAGTTCGAGCAGGCTATTCGAAAACCGCAGCTCGATATCGCCCAGCGGATCGACGAGGTGCTGCAAACCGACGGTATTTTCGAGCGACTGTGCCGGAAGCTGATCGATGACCGGCGGTATGCGGATTACTTCGCGGAGGTGGCAGAGCTGGAGCGGCTCGCCACGAAGATCTGCGAGTTCGCGCCGACACTGGTGCCGGGCCTGCTTCAGACGGCCGCGTACGCCCGTGCGGTGACCATCGCGGCCAACCCGTTCGTCACAGACGAGTACGTCGAGGAGAAGGTCACGGCCCGGCTGGAGCGGGCGCGGATCCTCAAGGACGCTACAAGGCCCGAGTATTGGGTGATTCTTCACGAGAACGCGCTGCGGGTCCCTGTGGGTGGCCAGGCAGCCATGACCCAGCAACTGGAGCACATCGCCCGTCTGATGCGGGAGCGAGTCGCAGTCGTAGCAGTGCTGCCACGGGCAGCAGGAGCACACCCGTCGATGGGCGGCATGCTGACGCTGATGAACTTCGACGACGCACCCCCAGTCGCCTATGCAGAGACATCGTTCTCAGGAACGGTGATGGACGACCCGAGCGTGGTGACGCGTGCCCAGCGCGCATACGATCTGTTGAGGGTCGCCGCGGTGTCGCCGGAGGCGTCCCTGGCCCTGATCGAATCGGCGGCTGAGGACTTCAGACGATGCGTGAGTACGACCTGA
- a CDS encoding DUF397 domain-containing protein, which produces MREYDLSKATWRKSSYSNGEGGSCVEVAYDFPGAARWRKSSYSNGDGGNCVEVADGVPGVVPVRDSKVSGGPVVVVGAAAWTAFLRAVRAVG; this is translated from the coding sequence ATGCGTGAGTACGACCTGAGCAAAGCCACTTGGCGTAAGAGCTCCTACAGCAACGGCGAAGGCGGTAGCTGCGTAGAGGTCGCCTACGACTTCCCCGGCGCCGCACGCTGGCGCAAGAGCTCCTACAGCAACGGCGATGGAGGCAACTGCGTCGAAGTAGCCGACGGAGTCCCCGGTGTCGTCCCCGTGCGGGACAGCAAGGTGTCCGGCGGTCCCGTGGTCGTCGTCGGGGCGGCGGCCTGGACGGCGTTCCTCCGTGCGGTGCGGGCCGTCGGCTGA
- a CDS encoding RrF2 family transcriptional regulator, with product MRLTRFTDLALRAVMRLAVSGEGDSPTTREVAEAMGVPATHMAKAVTRLQHLGVLEARRGRGGGLELTRLGHQASVGWLVRELEGDGEVVACEGETPCPLRGACRLRRALREAQEAFYSALDPVTVDDLVASPTGPVLLGLSTRPG from the coding sequence GTGCGCTTGACGAGGTTCACCGACCTGGCACTGCGGGCCGTGATGCGCCTCGCGGTGTCCGGAGAGGGAGATTCCCCCACCACCCGCGAGGTGGCGGAGGCCATGGGCGTACCCGCCACCCACATGGCGAAGGCGGTCACCCGCCTCCAGCACCTCGGCGTACTGGAGGCCCGCAGAGGGCGCGGCGGAGGGCTGGAGCTGACCCGGCTGGGCCACCAGGCATCGGTCGGCTGGCTGGTCAGAGAGCTGGAGGGTGACGGCGAGGTCGTCGCCTGCGAGGGCGAGACCCCGTGCCCGCTGCGCGGGGCCTGCCGGCTGCGCCGGGCGCTGCGCGAGGCACAGGAAGCCTTCTACTCCGCGCTCGACCCCGTCACGGTGGACGATCTGGTGGCCTCCCCCACCGGGCCCGTCCTCCTTGGGCTGTCCACCCGCCCCGGCTGA
- a CDS encoding globin domain-containing protein, translated as MLSEQSVPVVRATLPAVGAAIGEITELVYTKLFDDRPELLRDLFNRGNQANGEQQKALAGSIAAFAAMLLEHPEARPDALLARISHKHASLGITPDQYKLVHQHLFSAIAEVLGDAVTPEVAAAWDEVYWLMANALIALEAGHYREAGATGGGTWRPMEIVERREETPGSFSLVLRRADGAPAGAFRPGQYVSVRVGLPDGARQIRQYSLSGAPDAGQWRITVKRVRGGAGPEGEVSSWLHAHARAGEVLTVSAPFGDLVLPEGDGPLLLASAGIGVTPMLSVLHHLAAAGTGRPVIVVHADRSPADHAHREELSRLVRALPDARLHLWYEEPGDGVPGAARGRADVASLDLPRDLTAYLCGPLPFMRAVRGDLLGRGMPASAVHYEVFGPDLWLAAA; from the coding sequence GTGCTCTCCGAGCAGTCCGTCCCGGTCGTCCGTGCCACCCTGCCCGCCGTCGGCGCCGCCATCGGCGAGATCACCGAGCTGGTCTACACCAAGCTCTTCGACGACCGGCCGGAGCTGCTCAGGGACCTGTTCAACCGCGGCAACCAGGCCAACGGGGAGCAGCAGAAGGCGCTGGCGGGCTCCATCGCCGCCTTCGCGGCCATGCTGCTGGAGCACCCCGAGGCGCGGCCGGACGCCCTGCTCGCCCGCATCTCCCACAAACACGCCTCGCTCGGGATCACGCCCGACCAGTACAAGCTGGTCCACCAGCACCTCTTCTCCGCCATCGCCGAGGTCCTCGGCGACGCCGTCACCCCCGAGGTGGCCGCCGCCTGGGACGAGGTCTACTGGCTGATGGCGAACGCGCTGATCGCCCTGGAGGCGGGGCACTACCGGGAGGCGGGCGCCACCGGAGGCGGCACCTGGCGCCCGATGGAGATCGTCGAGCGGCGGGAGGAGACCCCCGGGTCCTTCTCCCTCGTACTGCGCCGCGCCGACGGCGCCCCCGCGGGCGCCTTCCGTCCCGGCCAGTACGTCAGCGTCCGGGTCGGACTGCCGGACGGCGCCCGCCAGATACGCCAGTACAGCCTCTCCGGCGCCCCGGACGCCGGGCAGTGGCGCATCACCGTCAAGCGGGTGCGCGGCGGGGCGGGTCCCGAGGGCGAGGTCTCCTCCTGGCTGCACGCGCACGCCCGCGCCGGCGAGGTGCTCACCGTCTCCGCCCCGTTCGGCGACCTCGTCCTCCCGGAGGGCGACGGGCCGCTGCTGCTGGCGTCCGCGGGGATCGGCGTCACGCCGATGCTGTCGGTGCTCCACCACCTCGCCGCCGCGGGCACCGGACGCCCGGTGATCGTGGTGCACGCCGACCGCAGCCCCGCCGACCACGCCCACCGCGAGGAGCTGAGCCGCCTCGTCCGGGCGCTCCCGGACGCCCGGCTGCACCTGTGGTACGAGGAGCCGGGCGACGGCGTGCCGGGGGCCGCGCGCGGCCGGGCCGACGTCGCCTCGCTCGACCTGCCCCGGGACCTGACCGCGTACCTGTGCGGTCCGCTGCCGTTCATGCGCGCGGTGCGCGGCGACCTCCTGGGCCGGGGCATGCCCGCCTCGGCCGTCCACTACGAGGTGTTCGGGCCCGACCTCTGGCTCGCCGCCGCGTGA
- a CDS encoding alpha/beta hydrolase has translation MQKTRAAAALAAASAALLSLSTPLTASAAAPPATPALAWSACAGSGLDPRQQCATVQVPLDHADPDGPRIDIAVSRIPSEKPAARRGALFLIPGGPGGSSLGDPSGKGQKLPQEVRDAYDLIGFAPRGLAPSTAVDCGLERGDLAALRLRPWPAPDGSIDGNLADARRMADACARNGGELIKHLSTADEARDIDRVRAALGERRISAWGVSYGTYVGAVYGELFPHRTDRVVLDSNDDPDPARVSRAWLAGHERGVEDTFPDFAAWAAAPGNPDRVARRAADVRPLFLRLAARLDREPIPWPGAHPGELNGNVLRHTMLESLNAPARYPVLARLMRAAGDGTVPPAPATPPEAVLQNVTAVGAGTICNDVAWPASAAAYEKGVAESRVKYPLTAGMPRNAMLCAAWPSPPRQPAVRITGRGPSNILLVQNARDVATPLAGALKLREALGRRAVMVTNDATGHNAYLANGTACGDRAVSRFLATGERPARDVRCD, from the coding sequence ATGCAGAAGACCAGAGCCGCCGCCGCCCTCGCCGCCGCCTCAGCCGCCCTGCTGAGCCTGTCCACCCCGTTGACCGCCTCCGCCGCCGCCCCTCCCGCCACCCCGGCCCTGGCGTGGTCCGCGTGTGCGGGCAGCGGCCTGGACCCCCGGCAGCAGTGCGCCACCGTCCAGGTCCCCCTGGACCACGCCGACCCGGACGGCCCGCGCATCGACATCGCCGTCTCCCGCATCCCGAGCGAGAAGCCCGCCGCCCGGCGGGGCGCGCTCTTCCTCATCCCCGGCGGGCCGGGCGGCTCCAGCCTCGGCGACCCGTCCGGGAAGGGGCAGAAGCTGCCCCAGGAGGTCCGGGACGCCTACGACCTGATCGGGTTCGCGCCGCGCGGGCTCGCCCCCTCCACCGCCGTCGACTGCGGGCTGGAGCGCGGCGACCTCGCCGCCCTCCGGCTGCGGCCCTGGCCCGCCCCGGACGGCTCGATCGACGGCAACCTCGCCGACGCCCGCCGCATGGCGGACGCCTGCGCCCGCAACGGCGGCGAGCTGATCAAGCACCTGAGCACGGCCGACGAGGCCCGCGACATCGACCGCGTCCGGGCCGCGCTCGGCGAGCGCCGCATCTCCGCGTGGGGAGTGTCGTACGGCACGTACGTCGGAGCCGTCTACGGCGAGCTGTTCCCGCACCGCACCGACCGCGTCGTGCTGGACAGCAACGACGACCCCGACCCCGCCCGGGTCTCCCGCGCCTGGCTCGCCGGGCACGAGCGGGGCGTGGAGGACACCTTCCCCGACTTCGCGGCGTGGGCGGCGGCGCCCGGCAACCCGGACCGGGTGGCACGGCGGGCGGCCGACGTACGGCCGCTGTTCCTGCGCCTGGCCGCCCGCCTCGACCGGGAACCGATCCCCTGGCCCGGCGCCCACCCGGGCGAACTGAACGGCAACGTGCTGCGCCACACCATGCTGGAGAGCCTGAACGCCCCCGCCCGCTACCCGGTCCTGGCCAGGCTGATGCGGGCGGCGGGCGACGGCACGGTGCCGCCCGCGCCGGCCACCCCGCCCGAGGCGGTGCTCCAGAACGTCACCGCCGTGGGCGCCGGGACCATCTGCAACGACGTGGCCTGGCCCGCCTCGGCCGCCGCGTACGAGAAGGGCGTGGCGGAGAGCCGGGTGAAGTACCCGCTCACCGCGGGCATGCCGCGCAACGCGATGCTGTGCGCCGCCTGGCCCTCCCCGCCCCGGCAGCCGGCCGTGCGGATCACCGGCCGGGGGCCGTCGAACATCCTCCTGGTCCAGAACGCCCGGGACGTCGCCACCCCGCTCGCCGGCGCCCTGAAGCTCCGCGAGGCGCTCGGCCGGCGCGCGGTCATGGTCACCAACGACGCGACCGGCCACAACGCCTACCTGGCCAACGGCACCGCCTGCGGCGACCGCGCGGTCTCCCGCTTCCTGGCCACCGGCGAGCGGCCCGCCCGGGACGTGCGCTGCGACTGA